From a single Aspergillus puulaauensis MK2 DNA, chromosome 2, nearly complete sequence genomic region:
- a CDS encoding PaaI family thioesterase (COG:S;~EggNog:ENOG410Q2YC;~InterPro:IPR029069,IPR006683;~PFAM:PF03061) has product MSSIPRSLSHLLRKQTPATAARVSRTATAPIRTAQTQATPSALKSTPLPFQHQHQHAHQQPPSTSTPNSKIHDTNDDTIANHPILHTLRQDRSLKESRPHLSMPPTLRPSHFVAGTIAGEGKLTSAPYMFLSRHSRRDQEADGEPPRSHGVTVFHTGTHMCGHPGYVHGGFLSVMFDEVFAHTVAQSFRSGTGMTANLNVDFRKPALPGRVYVLRAETVKVEGRKAWAEGTMMMMPSGSGGEEEAVLVAEARALFIEPKFAESMVPVYRN; this is encoded by the exons ATGTCTTCCATCCCACGATCTCTATCTCACCTATTGCGCAAACAgacaccagcaacagcagcgcGGGTCTCCAGAACCGCAACTGCCCCAATCCGCACTGCGCAAACCCAAGCCACCCCTTCAGCGCTCAAGAGCACACCACTGCCAttccaacaccaacaccagcatgcccaccaacagcccccatccacatccacaccCAATTCCAAAATCCACGACACCAACGACGACACAATCGCCAACCACCCAATCCTGCACACCCTGCGCCAGGACCGCAGCCTCAAAGAATCCCGCCCCCACCTCTCAATGCCACCTACCCTGCGCCCATCGCACTTCGTCGCAGGCACGATAGCCGGCGAGGGAAAGCTCACCAGCGCACCTTATATGTTCCTGTCTCGACACTCGAGGCGTGACCAAGAGGCCGATGGGGAGCCGCCCCGGAGCCACGGTGTGACGGTCTTCCACACAGGCACGCATATGTGCGGACATCCGGGGTACGTGCACGGCGGGTTCCTATCCGTGATGTTTGACGAGGTATTTGCGCACACTGTTGCGCAGTCGTTTCGGAGTGGGACAGGGATGACGGCGAATCTGAACGTGGATTTCCGGAAGCCAGCGCTGCCGGGGCGTGTGTATGTGCTGCGAGCTGAGACGGTCAAGGTGGAGGGAAGGAAAGCGTGGGCTGAagggacgatgatgatgatgccgtcAGGTTCggggggtgaggaggaggctgtgCTTGTTGCGGAGGCTAGGGCGTTGTTTATTGAGCCGAAGTTTGCTGAG TCGATGGTGCCGGTATATCGGAACTAG
- the FMP52_2 gene encoding uncharacterized protein (COG:T;~EggNog:ENOG410PPS2;~InterPro:IPR036291,IPR016040;~PFAM:PF13460), with the protein MANVALIGCTGMVGGHILSSLLANPAVTRVDTISRRTPQAAASAPNAKLTTFVSTDTSKWPSELSSLTPTPSIFISAFATTRGAAGGFEEQYKIEHDFNIEMAKAARDAGTKVYVLISSNGADAKSNFAYMRMKGEIENNIKALDFERTVILRPGLIAGQRDESRPMEAVARFFAGTVGKLHSSLKDGWAQEADVIGNAAVNAGLKALDGNVPEGSEKVWYLHGNDIIQNGKA; encoded by the exons ATGGCAAACGTGGCTTTGATTGGATGCACAGGCATGGTG GGAGGTCATATCCTCTCCAGCCTTCTTGCAAACCCAGCTGTCACGCGAGTTGACACAATCTCCCGTCGCACTCCGCAAGCCGCAGCATCCGCGCCCAATGCAAAACTAACGACCTTCGTGTCCACCGATACGTCGAAATGGCCAAGTGagctctcttctctcactcCAACTCCGTCTATTTTCATTTCAGCCTTCGCCACCACACGAGGAGCGGCAGGTGGTTTCGAGGAACAGTATAAAATTGAGCACGACTTCAATATCGAAATGGCGAAGGCTGCTCGTGATGCGGGAACCAAGGTGTACGTCCTTATTTCGTCTAACGGCGCCGACGCAAAGTCCAATTTCGCGTATATGAGGATGAAAGGGGAAATTGAAAATAATATCAAGGCATTGGACTTCGAGAGGACTGTAATTCTTCGACCGGGGTTGATTGCCGGCCAGCGGGACGAGAGTCGGCCTATGGAAGCTGTGGCTCGATTCTTCGCAGGTACTGTGGGTAAGCTGCACTCCAGCTTGAAGGATGGGTGGGCGCAGGAGGCCGATGTCATTGGCAATGCTGCTGTCAATGCTGGGCTCAAGGCCCTGGATGGCAATGTTCCCGAGGGCAGTGAAAAGGTCTGGTATCTGCATGGCAacgacatcatccagaaTGGGAAGGCATGA
- a CDS encoding uncharacterized protein (COG:S;~EggNog:ENOG410PT5N), with translation MISPAMWKGISTVRQLGRVASLQPQRTLASTVQARRTFTTVLPRQAAQPQDEEDHYHDRNKLDPQRTESSQSGTTDEVASRDEAFDPTRTSPESEIGASREETRRKGDTRDPLDVSGADKDVGGARDPMEGGAQKNVDKAGHSTRGWPRKNRETKAGKR, from the coding sequence ATGATATCTCCAGCCATGTGGAAAGGAATCTCAACGGTTCGCCAATTGGGCCGGGTTGCTAGCCTGCAACCCCAACGCACACTCGCCTCAACCGTGCAAGCTCGCAGGACCTTCACAACCGTCCTACCCCGTCAAGCAGCTCAGCCgcaggacgaggaggaccaCTACCATGACCGCAACAAGCTAGACCCGCAGCGCACGGAGAGCTCTCAGTCGGGTACGACGGACGAGGTCGCGAGCCGGGATGAGGCATTTGATCCGACCAGGACGTCGCCTGAGAGCGAAATAGGTGCGTCGAGGGAAGAGACTAGAAGGAAGGGCGATACTCGCGACCCATTGGATGTTAGTGGTGCGGATAAAGATGTTGGTGGTGCGAGAGATCCGATGGAGGGCGGTGCGCAGAAGAATGTTGATAAGGCGGGGCATAGTACTAGGGGATGGCCAAGGAAGAATAGGGAGACCAAGGCCGGGAAGCGATAG
- the mak5 gene encoding ATP-dependent RNA helicase MAK5 (COG:A;~EggNog:ENOG410PGCH;~InterPro:IPR027417,IPR001650,IPR014014,IPR014001, IPR011545,IPR000629;~PFAM:PF00270,PF00271;~go_function: GO:0003676 - nucleic acid binding [Evidence IEA];~go_function: GO:0004386 - helicase activity [Evidence IEA];~go_function: GO:0005524 - ATP binding [Evidence IEA]) produces the protein MGQKRQRDQKGSDSQFKKRKRTGDSNGTTEKQPPPEVAVGVDELNWKEVALPDRLDSFEGFFGLEEIEGVDVLKPQGKGELRFKAAKPGKSILKKSEPKAENAKFDDEWSGFSDGESADQSGGSKAKQEPKPAKVNEKKPEATKKKGKQETKNKDSRKTPKEQKEKGGSKPEDRNIKPGLSFAALEDEADDDGADISAWGPLGLSPETLTSLSKLKFGTPTAVQKSCIPSILDGHDVVGKASTGSGKTLAFGLPILEHYLEQERNEKKDDSEKEKKGKTPIALILSPTRELAHQLQKHIYSIISNAPGANARTALLTGGLSVQKQQRLLDTADIIIGTPGRVWEVLRTGQGLIRRMQGIKFLVIDEADRLLSEGHFKEVEDILGSLDRVEDGDPPDEEGSSDGEEDAHPGSQRQTLVFSATFHRDLQQKLAGKAKSTGGDIMSKKESLEYLLQKLNFREEKPKFIDANPVSQMAEGLKEGIVECAAMEKDLYLYTLLLYHPKLRTLVFTNSISAVRRVTQLLQNLQVPALALHSSMAQKARLRSVERFSSPTAEPGTVLVATDVAARGLDIKGIDFVIHYHAPRTADAYVHRSGRTARAGASGKSVIICSPEEMVGVVRLAAKVHANMANGKRMPLESLELDRRIVSRIRQRVVLAAQITDSNIAKEKITSEDNWLRNAAEGLGVEYDSDEFDQAQGWGRGRGRGRQERDRQVGSTSKAELAGIRSELKDLLSQRINLGVSEKYITSGRVDIEALLRGESSNNFLGQVDPLGF, from the exons ATGGGTCAGAAGCGTCAGCGCGATCAAAAGGGTTCGGATTCACAGTTCAAAAAGCGCAAAAGGACCGGCGACTCCAACGGTACGACGGAGAAACAGCCGCCGCCGGAGGTGGCTGTCGGAGTCGACGAGCTCAATTGGAAGGAAGTTGCGCTGCCCGATCGACTTGATAGCTTCGAGGGGTTCTTtgggctggaagagatcGAGGGGGTGGATGTTCTCAAACCCCAAGGGAAAGGAGAGCTACGATTCAAG GCTGCAAAACCCGGAAAGTCTATTCTGAAGAAGTCTGAACCGAAGGCGGAGAATGCCAAATTCGATGACGAATGGAGTGGTTTTAGTGACGGGGAGTCTGCGGATCAGAGCGGTGGCTCGAAAGCGAAACAGGAACCCAAGCCAGCGAAGGTGAATGAGAAGAAACCCGAAGCGACcaaaaagaagggaaaacAGGAGACAAAAAATAAGGATTCTAGAAAGACGCCGaaagaacagaaagaaaagggaggaTCTAAGCCTGAAGACCGCAACATCAAACCTGGGCTTTCATTTGCTGCACTAGAAGATGAGGCAGATGATGACGGTGCTGATATTTCTGCGTGGGGGCCGTTAGGTCTCTCTCCAGAGACACTTACCAGCTTATCCAAGTTGAAGTTTGGCACCCCAACTGCAGTCCAAAAGTCGTGTATACCTTCGATTCTCGATGGACATGATGTTGTCGGCAAAGCATCCACAGGTTCAGGAAAGACCTTGGCGTTCGGTTTACCCATTTTGGAACACTATCTTGAACAGGAGCgaaacgaaaagaaggacgattcagaaaaagaaaagaagggcAAGACCCCGATCGCCTTGATTCTCTCCCCGACCAGGGAACTCGCACATCAGCTTCAGAAGCATATATACAGCATCATTTCGAATGCTCCAGGGGCTAATGCTCGAACGGCACTTTTGACTGGCGGTCTCTCTGTACAGAAGCAGCAGAGACTACTTGATACGGCTGACATTATCATTGGTACCCCTGGTCGAGTCTGGGAAGTTCTCCGTACAGGGCAAGGCTTGATTCGAAGAATGCAAGGCATAAAATTCCTTGTCATTGACGAGGCCGATAGACTTCTGAGTGAAGGTCACTTTAAGGAAGTTGAGGACATACTGGGGTCACTTGACcgtgttgaagatggagaccCACCCGATGAAGAAGGCAGCTCggacggggaggaagatgcccACCCTGGCTCTCAAAGACAGACCCTAGTTTTCTCAGCTACCTTCCACCGCGACCTGCAGCAGAAGCTCGCGGGGAAAGCCAAATCGACTGGTGGAGATATAATGAGCAAGAAAGAATCCTTGGAATACCTTTTGCAGAAGCTCAATTTCAGGGAGGAGAAGCCGAAATTTATCGATGCCAACCCTGTTTCGCAGATGGCTGAGGGTCTTAAGGAGGGAATTGTTGAATGTGCTGCAATGGAAAAG GACCTCTATCTATACACGCTGCTTCTATATCACCCAAAGCTCCGCACTCTAGTCTTCACAAACTCCATTTCTGCTGTTAGGCGGGTAACGCAACTGCTTCAAAACCTACAGGTACCAGCTCTAGCACTTCACTCGTCAATGGCTCAAAAGGCACGTTTACGCTCTGTTGAGCGTTTCTCGTCTCCAACGGCAGAACCTGGTACTGTCCTCGTAGCAACTGATGTTGCGGCACGTGGTCTTGATATTAAGGGTATTGACTTTGTTATCCACTACCACGCTCCACGTACCGCAGACGCATATGTCCACCGCTCTGGTCGTACAGCTCGAGCGGGTGCTTCAGGAAAAAGTGTTATCATTTGCTCTCCCGAGGAGATGGTAGGCGTGGTTCGCCTAGCCGCCAAAGTGCACGCCAACATGGCGAATGGAAAACGAATGCCTCTTGAGTCTCTCGAATTGGACCGCAGGATCGTCTCGCGAATTCGCCAGAGGGTGGTTCTTGCAGCTCAAATCACGGATTCCAATATCGCTAAGGAGAAGATCACGTCGGAGGATAATTGGCTTCGGAATGCTGCCGAAGGTCTCGGTGTCGAATACGATAGTGACGAATTTGACCAAGCTCAAGGCTGGGGGCGCGGACGTGGTCGTGGACGGCAGGAGCGAGACAGACAAGTTGGCAGCACTTCCAAGGCTGAGCTGGCGGGGATTCGTTCCGAGTTGAAAGATCTCCTATCCCAACGAATAAACCTTGGTGTGAGCGAGAAGTATATTACGTCAGGACGTGTCGACATTGAGGCTCTACTACGCGGGGAAAGTAGCAACAACTTCCTGGGCCAAGTTGACCCTCTCGGTTTCTAG
- a CDS encoding tRNA methyltransferase TRM7 (COG:J;~EggNog:ENOG410PID8;~InterPro:IPR028590,IPR015507,IPR002877,IPR029063;~PFAM:PF01728;~go_function: GO:0008168 - methyltransferase activity [Evidence IEA];~go_function: GO:0008175 - tRNA methyltransferase activity [Evidence IEA];~go_process: GO:0001510 - RNA methylation [Evidence IEA];~go_process: GO:0008033 - tRNA processing [Evidence IEA];~go_process: GO:0032259 - methylation [Evidence IEA]), translated as MGKSSKDKRDAYYRLAKEQNWRARSAFKLIQIDEQFDLFEHENPEKVTRVVDLCAAPGSWSQVLSRVLIKGESFGRRSWVEKRRKEQAALTKVNGNAEGKDGQETGPSTSDETDPTALKPRENVKIVSIDLQPMAPLQGITTLQADITHPSTIPLLLRALDPEDYDSTTSSTPHAIRQPHPVDLVISDGAPDVTGLHDLDIYIQSQLLFSALNLALGVLRPGGKFVAKIFRERDVDLLYSQLRTVFERVSVAKPRSSRASSLEAFIVCEGFIPPAIHDSALGVDSLKAPLFGGAAIPQAVSQDGNIAVEVPEEGQGTAKTVKTVKSTPQGKDSNTQTRLLHEDSGDSTTPEPLFNKPEKFAAENRWIPSFIACGDLSAWDSDASYTLPPDYVNLDPVQPPMAPPYRRALELRKEKGGAYGKTKLGTVGRA; from the coding sequence ATGGGAAAGTCTTCAAAAGACAAGCGCGATGCCTACTACCGCCTGGCCAAGGAGCAAAATTGGCGTGCACGGTCCGCCTTCAAATTGATTCAGATCGACGAGCAATTCGATCTATTCGAGCATGAGAATCCGGAGAAAGTGACCAGAGTCGTCGATCTTTGCGCCGCTCCCGGTAGCTGGAGTCAAGTACTCAGCCGGGTGCTGATTAAGGGCGAGAGTTTTGGACGCAGGTCGTGGGTCGAGAAAAGGCGCAAGGAACAAGCAGCATTGACGAAAGTCAACGGCAATGCAGAGGGGAAGGACGGCCAGGAGACCGGCCCGAGCACTTCAGACGAGACTGACCCAACTGCCTTAAAGCCACGGGAAAATGTCAAGATTGTCTCTATTGATCTTCAACCCATGGCGCCTCTCCAAGGCATCACAACCCTACAAGCCGATATCACGCACCCCTCCACAATCCCTCTTCTACTACGGGCACTAGACCCTGAAGATTATGACTCGACGACATCCTCTACACCTCACGCTATCCGCCAACCACACCCAGTCGACCTCGTCATCTCCGACGGTGCTCCGGACGTGACAGGTCTACACGATTTAGACATCTATATCCAATCCCAgctcctcttctctgcaCTGAACTTGGCCTTGGGCGTCCTCCGCCCAGGCGGCAAGTTTGTTGCCAAAATCTTCCGTGAGCGAGACGTGGACCTCCTCTATTCCCAGCTTCGCACAGTCTTCGAAAGGGTAAGCGTTGCCAAGCCAAGGAGTAGTCGTGCGAGCAGTCTCGAGGCATTTATCGTTTGCGAGGGGTTTATCCCACCAGCAATCCACGATAGTGCTCTGGGCGTAGACTCTCTGAAGGCTCCTCTGTTTGGTGGCGCAGCTATCCCGCAGGCCGTATCACAAGACGGCAACATCGCCGTGGAGGTACcggaggaggggcagggCACAGCCAAAACTGTGAAGACAGTCAAATCAACACCTCAGGGTAAAGATAGCAACACCCAAACCCGTCTGCTACACGAAGACTCAGGCGACTCGACCACACCTGAACCTCTCTTCAATAAGCCAGAGAAGTTCGCTGCTGAAAACAGGTGGATACCCTCGTTCATTGCTTGCGGTGACCTGTCTGCCTGGGATTCCGACGCTTCATACACATTACCACCCGACTACGTTAACTTGGATCCTGTTCAACCGCCCATGGCCCCTCCATACCGGCGAGCGCTTGAGCtaaggaaagaaaagggcgGTGCGTACGGTAAGACGAAATTGGGAACTGTGGGACGAGCGTGA
- a CDS encoding sulfite reductase subunit alpha (COG:E;~EggNog:ENOG410PH6J;~InterPro:IPR017938,IPR003097,IPR001433,IPR017927, IPR002869,IPR001709,IPR023173,IPR019752,IPR009014, IPR039261;~PFAM:PF01558,PF00175,PF00667;~go_function: GO:0003824 - catalytic activity [Evidence IEA];~go_function: GO:0016491 - oxidoreductase activity [Evidence IEA];~go_function: GO:0016903 - oxidoreductase activity, acting on the aldehyde or oxo group of donors [Evidence IEA];~go_process: GO:0055114 - oxidation-reduction process [Evidence IEA]), with amino-acid sequence MGSFSSPALSTIGGPTYVTAQTLIQQVAYALSDKIFSYSPESFELDIAIREWAAKQEVNANGDSPAVQAMETRQGAGNIALGYLFSQDFDLKKRHVPQGIVASSATLPYMRAALEQLSLLYSVASPVAAHVAAVDYAGEDGLVSDYASALSLAEELGLGLVSSASVHESQHMALLTTLLANVLPSIHIYDGVRVGRENTRVIDTLSQAGLARTYETVRKTLEDQRSRHLDDQGKLLELIQSLNGELGTDYGAFEYHGHAEPTSVLVAFGTIEASLTAQVARSLAKDGVRVGVVNVRVYRPFVEEEFLKVLPKSVKTVGVLGQVVNEQAVQEQGFRSTLYEDVLAALTFATDREQAPTCVDIKYARSQRWDLISIAASFQLVSEKPIVQTDSAAEPLQLLDPATVQEFTFWDVDTSASKDTAALLSQALAADSTTNVTTSQTFDNQIQGGVFRVDIRKSPKTLDAPYAVNAADTAYVGDVKLLGEIDVLASLKNNGKLILNVSGIKDDDELEKKLPSAFKQAVAQRGIALHLFDVSAVEESALEPLVAQQVAFLRVALPDLEASGVKKLAAISGNGESLEKAGKELEKVLNQREIPEAWKTPEEGAEAPKLVRDLNANSFAPFDKEDAEPATFLKDWQTVAKGLAFKEAYGVQSSLRPDLPTKTFTVHVQENRRLTPTTYDRNIFHIEFDLGDSGLTYDIGEALGVHCENDPQEIVEFINFYGLNADDIVEVPSREDPAVLENRTVYQALMQNVDIFGRPPKRFYEALAEFATDEKEKTDLLTLGGPDGAVEFKRRAEVDTVTYADILLEYPSAHPDFHDLIRIVSPMKRREYSIASCQKVTPTSVALMIVVVNWTDPRGRDRFGISTRYLSRLQPGTPVTVSVKSSVMKLPPKSTQPLIMAGLGTGLAPFRAFVQHRALEKAQGKEIGAVLLYMGSRHQREEYCYGEEWEAYQEAGVITLLGRAFSRDQPQKIYIQDRMRQTLPEIMQAYIREEGSFYLCGPTWPVPDVTAVLEEAIAAEAKNNGKRIETRKEIEKLKDDERYVLEVY; translated from the coding sequence ATGGgctccttctcttcgccaGCCCTGTCGACCATCGGTGGCCCTACATATGTGACCGCTCAGACCCTAATTCAGCAGGTCGCCTACGCTCTCAGCGACAAGATCTTCTCCTACTCCCCGGAGTCTTTTGAGCTGGATATTGCCATTCGTGAATGGGCTGCGAAGCAGGAAGTCAATGCCAATGGCGACTCCCCGGCTGTCCAGGCCATGGAAACTCGTCAGGGTGCCGGAAACATCGCCCTCGGATACCTTTTCTCCCAAGATTTTGATCTGAAAAAGCGCCATGTTCCTCAGGGTATCGTTGCGTCCTCCGCTACACTGCCGTACATGCGTGCCGCCCTGGAACAGCTTTCCCTTCTATACTCTGTCGCTAGCCCCGTTGCCGCTCACGTCGCCGCTGTTGACTATGCAGGAGAGGATGGATTAGTTTCTGATTATGCTTCAGCTCTCTCTCTTGCTGAGGAGCTCGGACTTGGTCTTGTCTCGAGTGCCTCCGTCCATGAGTCTCAGCACATGGCTCTCCTCACCACATTGCTTGCGAATGTCCTGCCCTCCATCCACATCTACGATGGTGTCCGTGTTGGACGCGAAAATACCCGTGTCATCGATACCCTTAGCCAGGCCGGTCTTGCTCGCACCTACGAGACTGTTCGCAAAACTTTGGAAGACCAGCGCAGCCGCCACCTCGATGACCAGGGCAAATTGCTTGAACTGATCCAGTCATTGAACGGTGAGCTTGGCACTGATTATGGTGCTTTTGAGTACCACGGTCACGCTGAACCCACATCTGTCCTGGTTGCTTTCGGTACTATCGAGGCCTCACTTACTGCGCAGGTTGCTCGTTCTTTGGCCAAGGATGGTGTACGCGTTGGTGTTGTTAACGTTCGTGTGTATCGCCCGTTTGTCGAGGAAGAGTTTTTGAAGGTTCTGCCCAAGTCCGTGAAGACCGTTGGTGTTCTTGGACAGGTTGTCAATGAGCAGGCTGTGCAAGAACAGGGCTTTCGTTCTACCCTTTACGAGGATGTCCTGGCTGCTCTGACATTCGCCACCGACCGGGAACAGGCGCCTACTTGTGTGGACATCAAATATGCCCGTTCTCAGCGCTGGGACTTGATCAGCATCGCTGCATCCTTCCAGCTCGTTTCGGAGAAGCCCATCGTTCAAACTGATAGTGCTGCCGAGCCCCTTCAGCTCTTGGACCCCGCTACTGTGCAAGAATTTACCTTCTGGGACGTCGACACTTCCGCATCTAAGGATACCGCAGCCCTTCTGTCACAAGCGCTGGCCGCTGATTCAACAACTAATGTCACCACCAGCCAGACATTTGACAACCAGATCCAGGGTGGAGTTTTCCGGGTTGACATTCGCAAGAGCCCGAAGACTTTGGATGCTCCTTATGCTGTCAATGCGGCTGACACCGCTTATGTCGGAGACGTCAAGTTGCTGGGAGAAATTGACGTTCTTGCCTCGCTTAAGAACAACGGCAAGCTTATTCTGAACGTTAGTGGCATCAAGGATGAcgacgagctggagaagaagttgCCTTCGGCATTTAAGCAGGCGGTCGCTCAGCGCGGAATTGCCCTCCACCTTTTCGACGTGTCCGCCGTGGAAGAATCTGCCCTCGAGCCCCTTGTTGCTCAGCAGGTTGCGTTCCTACGCGTGGCTCTTCCCGACCTCGAGGCGTCTGGTGTTAAGAAGCTTGCTGCCATCTCCGGCAATGGCGAGTCATTAGAAAAGGCTGGCAAGGAACTTGAAAAGGTTCTCAACCAGCGTGAGATTCCTGAGGCCTGGAAAACTCCTGAGGAGGGTGCTGAGGCACCTAAGCTCGTGAGGGATTTGAACGCCAACAGCTTCGCGCCATTCGACAAGGAGGATGCCGAGCCTGCCACTTTCCTTAAGGACTGGCAGACTGTTGCTAAGGGTCTGGCATTCAAGGAAGCCTATGGTGTCCAGAGCTCTCTTCGTCCCGACCTGCCTACTAAGACCTTCACTGTTCATGTCCAGGAGAACAGGCGTTTGACTCCCACCACCTACGATCGTAACATCTTCCACATCGAGTTCGATTTGGGTGACTCAGGCCTCACATACGACATTGGTGAGGCTCTGGGCGTGCACTGTGAGAATGATCCCCAGGAAATTGTGGAGTTCATCAATTTCTACGGCTTGAACGCCGATGATATCGTTGAAGTCCCAAGCCGCGAGGACCCTGCCGTGCTAGAGAACCGCACTGTGTACCAGGCTCTCATGCAGAACGTTGACATCTTCGGTCGCCCCCCTAAGCGCTTCTACGAGGCTCTCGCCGAGTTCGCCACcgacgagaaagagaagacgGACCTTCTCACCTTGGGTGGTCCCGATGGTGCCGTGGAATTCAAGCGCCGTGCTGAGGTCGACACCGTCACCTACGCCGACATCCTGCTCGAGTACCCGTCCGCTCACCCCGACTTCCACGACCTCATCCGCATCGTCAGCCCCATGAAGCGTCGTGAGTACTCTATCGCCTCGTGCCAGAAGGTCACCCCCACAAGCGTGGCTCTCATGATCGTTGTCGTTAACTGGACCGACCCCCGTGGCCGCGACCGCTTCGGTATCTCCACTCGCTACCTGAGCCGCCTCCAACCCGGAACCCCAGTCACCGTCAGCGTCAAGTCCAGTGTCATGAAGCTGCCTCCCAAGTCCACGCAGCCGCTCATCATGGCTGGTCTCGGAACCGGTCTCGCCCCTTTCCGTGCCTTCGTGCAGCACCGTGCTCTCGAAAAGGCCCAGGGCAAGGAGATCGGTGCAGTCCTCTTGTACATGGGATCTCGTCACCAGCGCGAAGAATACTGCTACGGTGAGGAATGGGAAGCGTACCAGGAAGCTGGTGTGATCACTCTTCTCGGCCGTGCGTTCTCTCGTGACCAGCCCCAGAAGATCTACATCCAGGACCGCATGCGCCAGACTCTCCCCGAAATTATGCAAGCTTACATCCGTGAGGAAGGATCTTTCTACCTCTGCGGTCCCACTTGGCCTGTTCCTGATGTCACTGCTGTTCTCGAGGAAGCTATTGCCGCCGAGGCCAAGAACAACGGCAAGAGGATTGAGACCCGCAAGGAGATCGAGAAACTGAAGGATGACGAGAGATACGTTCTCGAAGTCTACTAA